The proteins below are encoded in one region of Oncorhynchus masou masou isolate Uvic2021 chromosome 15, UVic_Omas_1.1, whole genome shotgun sequence:
- the LOC135555591 gene encoding histone acetyltransferase KAT7-like isoform X2: protein MPRRKRNAGSSSEGTEDSDFSADHEHTDRIETYGRTRRNTRLTRASLRLSQSSQDSSPVQISPAEVVTFSARRVTRSRSLQQGPPVTPKKYPLRQSRSSGSDTEQHVEDLKRAADQDESPPRTPTGNALSSESDIDVSSPNASPDESLAKELSLKDSGSDLSHRPKRRRFHESYNFNMKCPTPGCNSLGHLTGKHERHFSISGCPLFHNLSVDECKTRASSRDKQVEERTLSHRQDENRHATRHQAPTERQMRYKEKVTEMRKKRNSGLLKEQKDQYMDHRQSHGNNREPLLENITSDYDLELFRKAQEKLQGQVAEGSNMIKTIVFGRYELDTWYHSPYPEEYARLGRLYMCEFCLKYMKSLTILRRHMAKCVWKHPPGDEIYRKGNISVFEVDGKKNKIYCQNLCLLAKLFLDHKTLYYDVEPFLFYVMTEADNTGCHLVGYFSKEKNSFLNYNVSCILTMPQYMRQGYGKMLIDFSYLLSKVEEKVGSPERPLSDLGLISYRSYWKEVLLRYLNQFQGKEISIKEISQETAVNPVDIVSTLQSLQMLKYWKGKHLVLKRQDLIDDWKAKETKRGSSKTIEPTALKWTPPKGT from the exons ATGCCTCGGAGAAAG AGGAATGCTGGGAGCAGCTCCGAGGGCACTGAGGATTCAGACTTCTCTGCTGACCATGAGCACACAGACAGAATCGAGACCTATGGGAGAACACGGAGGAACACGCGCCTCACCCGGGCATCGCTGCGACTCAGCCAAAGTTCTCAAG aTTCCAGCCCTGTCCAGATCAGCCCTGCAGAGGTGGTGACCTTCTCTGCCCGGCGTGTGACCCGTAGCCGTAGTCTGCAGCAAGGGCCGCCGGTTACCCCCAAGAAATACCCTCTGCGCCAGAGTCGCTCTTCGGGGTCGGACACGGAGCAGCATGTGGAAG ACCTGAAGCGAGCAGCAGACCAGGACGAGTCTCCGCCCCGCACCCCAACAGGGAACGCCCTCTCATCGGAGTCGGACATTGACGTGTCCAGCCCTAACGCCTCTCCTGACGAGTCCCTGGCCAAGGAGCTGTCACTCAAAGACTCTGGCAGCGACCTCTCCCACAGGCCCAAGCGCCGTCGCTTCCACGAGAGCTACAACTTCAACATGAAGTGCCCCACACCAGGCTGCAACTCCCTGG GCCATTTGACAGGGAAACATGAGAGACACTTCTCAATATCTGGCTGCCCTCTCTTCCACAACCTCTCTGTAGATGAATGCAAG ACGAGGGCCTCCTCTCGTGACAAACAGGTGGAGGAGCGGACGTTATCCCACCGGCAGGATGAGAACAGACACGCTACCCGTCACCAG GCCCCAACGGAGAGACAGATGAGGTACAAGGAGAAGGTGACGGaaatgaggaagaagaggaactCGGGTCTGCTAAAAGAGCAGAAAGACCAGTACATG GATCACCGGCAGTCCCACGGCAACAACCGAGAGCCCCTCCTGGAGAACATCACAAGTGATTACGACCTGGAGCTCTTTCGAAAAGCCCAG GAGAAGCTGCAGGGCCAGGTGGCGGAGGGCAGCAACATGATCAAGACCATTGTGTTTGGCCGCTACGAGCTGGACACCTGGTACCACTCGCCCTACCCCGAGGAGTACGCCCGCCTGGGACGCCTCTACATGTGTGAGTTCTGCCTCAAGTACATGAAGAGTCTGACCATCCTGCGCCGGCACATG GCCAAGTGTGTCTGGAAACACCCACCAGGGGATGAGATCTATCGAAAGGGAAACATCTCCGTCTTTGAGGTGGACGGTAAAAAGAACAAG ATCTACTGCCAAAACCTGTGCCTTCTGGCTAAGCTCTTCCTGGACCACAAGACCCTATACTACGACGTGGAGCCATTCCTCTTCTACGTCATGACAGAGGCTGACAACACCGGCTGCCATCTTGTTGGCTACTTCTCAAAG GAGAAGAACTCGTTCCTGAACTACAATGTCTCCTGTATCCTCACCATGCCACAGTACATGAGGCAGGGCTACGGAAAGATGCTGATTGACTTCA GTTACTTACTGTCTAAAGTGGAGGAGAAGGTGGGCTCTCCAGAGCGGCCCCTCTCAGACCTGGGCCTAATCAGCTACAGGTCCTATTGGAAGGAGGTGCTGCTGCGCTACCTCAACCAGTTCCAGGGGAAGGAGATCTCCATCAAGGAGATCAGCCAGGAGACAGCCGTCAACCCAGTGGACATCGTCAGCACCCTGCAGTCCCTCCAGATGCTCAAGTACTGGAAAGGGAAGCACCTGGTCTTGAAGAGACAG GACCTAATCGACGACTGGAAAGCCAAGGAGACCAAGCGTGGCAGCAGCAAGACTATTGAACCCACCGCCTTAAAGTGGACCCCGCCTAAAGGAACATAG
- the LOC135555591 gene encoding histone acetyltransferase KAT7-like isoform X3, with protein sequence MPRRKRNAGSSSEGTEDSDFSADHEHTDRIETYGRTRRNTRLTRASLRLSQSSQDSSPVQISPAEVVTFSARRVTRSRSLQQGPPVTPKKYPLRQSRSSGSDTEQHVEDLKRAADQDESPPRTPTGNALSSESDIDVSSPNASPDESLAKELSLKDSGSDLSHRPKRRRFHESYNFNMKCPTPGCNSLGHLTGKHERHFSISGCPLFHNLSVDECKTRASSRDKQVEERTLSHRQDENRHATRHQEKLQGQVAEGSNMIKTIVFGRYELDTWYHSPYPEEYARLGRLYMCEFCLKYMKSLTILRRHMAKCVWKHPPGDEIYRKGNISVFEVDGKKNKIYCQNLCLLAKLFLDHKTLYYDVEPFLFYVMTEADNTGCHLVGYFSKEKNSFLNYNVSCILTMPQYMRQGYGKMLIDFSYLLSKVEEKVGSPERPLSDLGLISYRSYWKEVLLRYLNQFQGKEISIKEISQETAVNPVDIVSTLQSLQMLKYWKGKHLVLKRQDLIDDWKAKETKRGSSKTIEPTALKWTPPKGT encoded by the exons ATGCCTCGGAGAAAG AGGAATGCTGGGAGCAGCTCCGAGGGCACTGAGGATTCAGACTTCTCTGCTGACCATGAGCACACAGACAGAATCGAGACCTATGGGAGAACACGGAGGAACACGCGCCTCACCCGGGCATCGCTGCGACTCAGCCAAAGTTCTCAAG aTTCCAGCCCTGTCCAGATCAGCCCTGCAGAGGTGGTGACCTTCTCTGCCCGGCGTGTGACCCGTAGCCGTAGTCTGCAGCAAGGGCCGCCGGTTACCCCCAAGAAATACCCTCTGCGCCAGAGTCGCTCTTCGGGGTCGGACACGGAGCAGCATGTGGAAG ACCTGAAGCGAGCAGCAGACCAGGACGAGTCTCCGCCCCGCACCCCAACAGGGAACGCCCTCTCATCGGAGTCGGACATTGACGTGTCCAGCCCTAACGCCTCTCCTGACGAGTCCCTGGCCAAGGAGCTGTCACTCAAAGACTCTGGCAGCGACCTCTCCCACAGGCCCAAGCGCCGTCGCTTCCACGAGAGCTACAACTTCAACATGAAGTGCCCCACACCAGGCTGCAACTCCCTGG GCCATTTGACAGGGAAACATGAGAGACACTTCTCAATATCTGGCTGCCCTCTCTTCCACAACCTCTCTGTAGATGAATGCAAG ACGAGGGCCTCCTCTCGTGACAAACAGGTGGAGGAGCGGACGTTATCCCACCGGCAGGATGAGAACAGACACGCTACCCGTCACCAG GAGAAGCTGCAGGGCCAGGTGGCGGAGGGCAGCAACATGATCAAGACCATTGTGTTTGGCCGCTACGAGCTGGACACCTGGTACCACTCGCCCTACCCCGAGGAGTACGCCCGCCTGGGACGCCTCTACATGTGTGAGTTCTGCCTCAAGTACATGAAGAGTCTGACCATCCTGCGCCGGCACATG GCCAAGTGTGTCTGGAAACACCCACCAGGGGATGAGATCTATCGAAAGGGAAACATCTCCGTCTTTGAGGTGGACGGTAAAAAGAACAAG ATCTACTGCCAAAACCTGTGCCTTCTGGCTAAGCTCTTCCTGGACCACAAGACCCTATACTACGACGTGGAGCCATTCCTCTTCTACGTCATGACAGAGGCTGACAACACCGGCTGCCATCTTGTTGGCTACTTCTCAAAG GAGAAGAACTCGTTCCTGAACTACAATGTCTCCTGTATCCTCACCATGCCACAGTACATGAGGCAGGGCTACGGAAAGATGCTGATTGACTTCA GTTACTTACTGTCTAAAGTGGAGGAGAAGGTGGGCTCTCCAGAGCGGCCCCTCTCAGACCTGGGCCTAATCAGCTACAGGTCCTATTGGAAGGAGGTGCTGCTGCGCTACCTCAACCAGTTCCAGGGGAAGGAGATCTCCATCAAGGAGATCAGCCAGGAGACAGCCGTCAACCCAGTGGACATCGTCAGCACCCTGCAGTCCCTCCAGATGCTCAAGTACTGGAAAGGGAAGCACCTGGTCTTGAAGAGACAG GACCTAATCGACGACTGGAAAGCCAAGGAGACCAAGCGTGGCAGCAGCAAGACTATTGAACCCACCGCCTTAAAGTGGACCCCGCCTAAAGGAACATAG
- the LOC135555591 gene encoding histone acetyltransferase KAT7-like isoform X1 gives MPRRKRNAGSSSEGTEDSDFSADHEHTDRIETYGRTRRNTRLTRASLRLSQSSQDSSPVQISPAEVVTFSARRVTRSRSLQQGPPVTPKKYPLRQSRSSGSDTEQHVEDLKRAADQDESPPRTPTGNALSSESDIDVSSPNASPDESLAKELSLKDSGSDLSHRPKRRRFHESYNFNMKCPTPGCNSLGHLTGKHERHFSISGCPLFHNLSVDECKTRASSRDKQVEERTLSHRQDENRHATRHQAPTERQMRYKEKVTEMRKKRNSGLLKEQKDQYMDHRQSHGNNREPLLENITSDYDLELFRKAQARASEDLEKLQGQVAEGSNMIKTIVFGRYELDTWYHSPYPEEYARLGRLYMCEFCLKYMKSLTILRRHMAKCVWKHPPGDEIYRKGNISVFEVDGKKNKIYCQNLCLLAKLFLDHKTLYYDVEPFLFYVMTEADNTGCHLVGYFSKEKNSFLNYNVSCILTMPQYMRQGYGKMLIDFSYLLSKVEEKVGSPERPLSDLGLISYRSYWKEVLLRYLNQFQGKEISIKEISQETAVNPVDIVSTLQSLQMLKYWKGKHLVLKRQDLIDDWKAKETKRGSSKTIEPTALKWTPPKGT, from the exons ATGCCTCGGAGAAAG AGGAATGCTGGGAGCAGCTCCGAGGGCACTGAGGATTCAGACTTCTCTGCTGACCATGAGCACACAGACAGAATCGAGACCTATGGGAGAACACGGAGGAACACGCGCCTCACCCGGGCATCGCTGCGACTCAGCCAAAGTTCTCAAG aTTCCAGCCCTGTCCAGATCAGCCCTGCAGAGGTGGTGACCTTCTCTGCCCGGCGTGTGACCCGTAGCCGTAGTCTGCAGCAAGGGCCGCCGGTTACCCCCAAGAAATACCCTCTGCGCCAGAGTCGCTCTTCGGGGTCGGACACGGAGCAGCATGTGGAAG ACCTGAAGCGAGCAGCAGACCAGGACGAGTCTCCGCCCCGCACCCCAACAGGGAACGCCCTCTCATCGGAGTCGGACATTGACGTGTCCAGCCCTAACGCCTCTCCTGACGAGTCCCTGGCCAAGGAGCTGTCACTCAAAGACTCTGGCAGCGACCTCTCCCACAGGCCCAAGCGCCGTCGCTTCCACGAGAGCTACAACTTCAACATGAAGTGCCCCACACCAGGCTGCAACTCCCTGG GCCATTTGACAGGGAAACATGAGAGACACTTCTCAATATCTGGCTGCCCTCTCTTCCACAACCTCTCTGTAGATGAATGCAAG ACGAGGGCCTCCTCTCGTGACAAACAGGTGGAGGAGCGGACGTTATCCCACCGGCAGGATGAGAACAGACACGCTACCCGTCACCAG GCCCCAACGGAGAGACAGATGAGGTACAAGGAGAAGGTGACGGaaatgaggaagaagaggaactCGGGTCTGCTAAAAGAGCAGAAAGACCAGTACATG GATCACCGGCAGTCCCACGGCAACAACCGAGAGCCCCTCCTGGAGAACATCACAAGTGATTACGACCTGGAGCTCTTTCGAAAAGCCCAGGCACGTGCTTCGGAGGATCTT GAGAAGCTGCAGGGCCAGGTGGCGGAGGGCAGCAACATGATCAAGACCATTGTGTTTGGCCGCTACGAGCTGGACACCTGGTACCACTCGCCCTACCCCGAGGAGTACGCCCGCCTGGGACGCCTCTACATGTGTGAGTTCTGCCTCAAGTACATGAAGAGTCTGACCATCCTGCGCCGGCACATG GCCAAGTGTGTCTGGAAACACCCACCAGGGGATGAGATCTATCGAAAGGGAAACATCTCCGTCTTTGAGGTGGACGGTAAAAAGAACAAG ATCTACTGCCAAAACCTGTGCCTTCTGGCTAAGCTCTTCCTGGACCACAAGACCCTATACTACGACGTGGAGCCATTCCTCTTCTACGTCATGACAGAGGCTGACAACACCGGCTGCCATCTTGTTGGCTACTTCTCAAAG GAGAAGAACTCGTTCCTGAACTACAATGTCTCCTGTATCCTCACCATGCCACAGTACATGAGGCAGGGCTACGGAAAGATGCTGATTGACTTCA GTTACTTACTGTCTAAAGTGGAGGAGAAGGTGGGCTCTCCAGAGCGGCCCCTCTCAGACCTGGGCCTAATCAGCTACAGGTCCTATTGGAAGGAGGTGCTGCTGCGCTACCTCAACCAGTTCCAGGGGAAGGAGATCTCCATCAAGGAGATCAGCCAGGAGACAGCCGTCAACCCAGTGGACATCGTCAGCACCCTGCAGTCCCTCCAGATGCTCAAGTACTGGAAAGGGAAGCACCTGGTCTTGAAGAGACAG GACCTAATCGACGACTGGAAAGCCAAGGAGACCAAGCGTGGCAGCAGCAAGACTATTGAACCCACCGCCTTAAAGTGGACCCCGCCTAAAGGAACATAG